From a region of the Streptomyces tirandamycinicus genome:
- a CDS encoding uracil-DNA glycosylase yields MAARPLKDIVDSGWADALEPVAERIAAMGDFLRAEIAAGRTYLPAGAHVLRAFQQPFEEVRVLIVGQDPYPTPGHAVGLSFSVAAEVRPLPGSLENVFREMHTDLGLPRPSNGDLTPWTRQGVLLLNRALTTAPRKPAAHRGKGWEEVTEQAIRALVARGTPLVSVLWGRDARNLRPLLGNLPAIESAHPSPMSADRGFFGSRPFSRANELLVRQGAQPVDWRLP; encoded by the coding sequence GTGGCAGCACGACCGTTGAAGGACATCGTCGATTCGGGGTGGGCCGACGCCCTGGAACCCGTGGCCGAACGCATCGCCGCGATGGGCGACTTCCTCCGCGCGGAGATCGCGGCGGGGAGGACGTACCTGCCGGCGGGCGCGCATGTGCTGCGCGCCTTCCAGCAGCCGTTCGAGGAGGTGCGCGTACTGATCGTCGGTCAGGACCCCTATCCGACACCCGGGCACGCCGTGGGGCTGAGCTTCTCGGTGGCGGCCGAGGTGCGGCCGCTGCCGGGCAGCCTGGAGAACGTCTTCCGGGAGATGCACACGGACCTCGGGCTGCCCCGGCCCTCGAACGGCGATCTGACCCCGTGGACCCGGCAGGGCGTGCTGCTGCTCAACAGGGCACTGACGACCGCGCCCCGCAAACCGGCCGCCCACCGCGGCAAGGGCTGGGAGGAGGTCACCGAGCAGGCCATCCGCGCCCTCGTCGCCCGCGGCACACCGCTGGTGTCCGTCCTGTGGGGGCGCGACGCGCGCAATCTGCGGCCGCTGCTCGGCAACCTCCCGGCGATCGAGTCGGCGCACCCCTCCCCCATGTCGGCCGACCGGGGCTTCTTCGGCTCCCGGCCGTTCAGCAGGGCGAACGAACTACTCGTCCGCCAGGGCGCGCAGCCGGTGGACTGGCGCCTCCCATGA
- a CDS encoding N-acetylglucosamine kinase: MTGGDAGGWVLGADSGGSGLRVALAPAADPSSALSASSGEPVRTGASGIEAAHLLEQLLPMARELLRRAGVAVPVAAAIGAAGMATLGDELRAVLPGELARELAVGRVALAADAVTAYAGALGRRPGAVVAAGTGMIATGTDLVSWRRADGWGHLLGDCGSGAWIGRAGLEAALRAHDRRAGGSRALLERLEDVFGPAPALPGLLYPRTDRPAVLASFAPEVARCAADDPVAARILADAAQHIAEAAAAVCPAPSAGDCQVALTGGLFAMGDPLLVPLRDALARELPHARPVSAAGDPLSGSLALAAALAGGTPMLPPDPRLLVLTTTLTSQTGTGNR, from the coding sequence ATGACCGGCGGAGACGCGGGCGGCTGGGTCCTGGGGGCCGACTCCGGGGGCTCCGGTCTGCGGGTGGCGCTCGCCCCCGCCGCCGACCCGTCGTCCGCGCTGAGCGCCTCGTCCGGGGAGCCGGTCCGCACGGGCGCGTCCGGGATCGAGGCGGCCCATCTGCTGGAGCAGTTGCTGCCGATGGCACGGGAACTGCTGCGGCGGGCCGGGGTGGCGGTTCCGGTCGCCGCCGCGATCGGGGCCGCGGGGATGGCGACCCTCGGGGACGAGCTGCGGGCCGTGCTGCCCGGGGAACTCGCGCGCGAGCTGGCTGTGGGGCGGGTGGCGCTCGCCGCCGACGCGGTCACCGCGTACGCGGGGGCACTCGGCCGGCGACCCGGCGCGGTCGTCGCCGCCGGCACCGGGATGATCGCGACCGGTACGGATCTGGTGAGCTGGCGCCGTGCCGACGGCTGGGGTCATCTGCTCGGGGACTGCGGGTCGGGCGCCTGGATCGGCCGGGCCGGGCTGGAGGCGGCGCTTCGGGCACACGACCGGCGCGCCGGGGGTTCCCGGGCGCTGCTGGAGCGGCTGGAGGACGTGTTCGGCCCGGCACCGGCGCTGCCAGGACTGCTGTACCCGCGGACGGACCGGCCCGCCGTGCTGGCCTCGTTCGCCCCCGAGGTGGCCCGCTGCGCCGCCGACGACCCGGTCGCCGCGCGCATCCTCGCCGACGCGGCGCAGCACATCGCGGAGGCGGCCGCGGCCGTCTGCCCGGCCCCTTCGGCCGGCGACTGCCAAGTGGCCCTCACCGGCGGGCTGTTCGCGATGGGGGACCCGCTCCTCGTCCCGCTGCGGGACGCCCTCGCCCGGGAACTCCCCCACGCCAGGCCGGTGTCGGCGGCCGGAGATCCGCTCTCCGGTTCACTCGCCCTCGCCGCGGCGCTCGCCGGCGGGACGCCCATGCTGCCCCCGGATCCCCGGCTGCTCGTACTCACAACCACCCTTACCAGCCAGACCGGTACAGGAAACCGTTAA
- a CDS encoding sirohydrochlorin chelatase encodes MSSPTGPASGLPVRMPRPRQPGRHRRPEPVVAPEGAPTLVLAVPGTPSSAIRGLAEEVVSIARSELPGLEAAIGYVDGDDAEYPTLGSVLTGSAALRDERYELAKAAGREVAEPEGPASVVVPLLAGPDGALIRRIRQAVLDSRATAELTDVLGPHPLLAEALHVRLSEAGLARADRARLFTVATAADGIVLATVGGEEAVQAAGITGMLLAARLAVPVMAAALDQDGEIAAMAEELRASGSSQLALAPYLVGPELPEGLLEAAAAEAGCPAAEPLGAYPAIGKLVLSQYTTALGIAPQPQGAQSR; translated from the coding sequence ATGAGCTCCCCCACTGGGCCCGCATCCGGCCTGCCCGTACGAATGCCGCGACCCCGCCAGCCCGGGCGGCACCGCCGCCCGGAGCCCGTGGTGGCACCCGAGGGCGCGCCGACCCTCGTTCTCGCCGTGCCCGGCACCCCGTCCTCCGCGATACGCGGCCTCGCCGAGGAAGTCGTCAGTATCGCCCGTTCCGAGCTGCCCGGCCTCGAGGCCGCCATCGGTTACGTCGACGGCGACGACGCCGAGTACCCCACGCTGGGGAGCGTGCTGACCGGTTCCGCCGCGCTGCGTGACGAGCGCTACGAGCTGGCGAAGGCGGCGGGCCGCGAGGTAGCCGAGCCCGAGGGCCCGGCCTCCGTCGTGGTGCCGCTGCTCGCCGGCCCGGACGGCGCCCTGATCCGCCGGATCCGCCAGGCCGTGCTGGACAGCCGGGCGACGGCGGAGCTGACGGACGTCCTCGGCCCGCACCCGCTGCTCGCGGAGGCCCTGCACGTGCGGCTGTCCGAGGCGGGGCTGGCCCGCGCGGACCGGGCCCGGCTGTTCACGGTCGCCACCGCCGCCGACGGAATCGTCCTGGCCACGGTGGGCGGCGAGGAGGCGGTGCAGGCCGCCGGCATCACCGGAATGCTGCTGGCGGCCCGGCTCGCCGTCCCGGTCATGGCGGCCGCACTGGACCAGGACGGCGAGATCGCGGCGATGGCGGAGGAACTGCGCGCCTCCGGCTCCTCCCAGCTCGCGCTCGCGCCCTACCTGGTCGGCCCGGAGCTGCCCGAGGGCCTGCTCGAGGCCGCCGCGGCCGAGGCGGGCTGCCCCGCCGCCGAACCGCTGGGCGCCTATCCCGCGATCGGCAAGCTGGTGCTGTCGCAGTACACGACCGCACTGGGGATCGCGCCCCAGCCGCAGGGCGCCCAGTCGCGCTGA
- a CDS encoding nitric oxide synthase oxygenase gives MQPAPAADPAQLRQEAEEFLRLYHREERGAGDPAARIAAVRAEIDATGTYRHTTDELAHGARVAWRNSNRCIGRLYWRSLRVRDRRDVRDAETVAAEAAAHLREATNGGRIRPVITVFAPDAPGRPGPRIWNEQLVRYAGYADDGGRCTGDPRNAGLTAYATGLGWPGGPGTPFDVLPLVLQGSDDKPRWFELPDDAVHEVFLRHPEDDWFASLGLRWHSVPAISNMCLEIGGICYPAAPFNGWYMGTEIGARNLADTDRYDLLPVVAARLGLDTSTDRTLWKDRALVELNRAVLHSFDSAGVTVTDHHTESRRFLAHLEQETGRGRRVGADWSWIVPPISGAATPVFHRTYDTVQARPLFVHHPEALARARGEEPVPETASAPGPV, from the coding sequence GCGCAACTGCGGCAGGAGGCAGAGGAGTTCCTGCGGCTGTACCACCGGGAGGAACGCGGGGCGGGCGACCCGGCGGCCCGGATAGCCGCCGTGCGCGCCGAGATAGACGCCACCGGCACATACCGCCACACCACCGACGAACTCGCCCACGGGGCGCGCGTCGCCTGGCGCAACAGCAACCGCTGCATCGGCCGCCTCTACTGGCGCTCCCTGCGGGTCCGGGACCGCCGCGACGTGCGCGACGCCGAGACCGTCGCCGCGGAGGCCGCCGCGCATCTGCGCGAGGCGACCAACGGCGGGCGGATCCGGCCCGTCATCACGGTCTTCGCGCCCGACGCCCCCGGCCGCCCCGGCCCGCGCATCTGGAACGAGCAGCTGGTGCGGTACGCGGGCTACGCGGACGACGGCGGCCGGTGCACCGGCGACCCGCGCAACGCCGGGCTCACCGCGTACGCGACGGGCCTCGGCTGGCCGGGCGGTCCCGGTACGCCGTTCGACGTACTGCCGCTGGTGCTGCAGGGCAGCGACGACAAGCCCCGCTGGTTCGAACTGCCGGACGACGCCGTGCACGAGGTGTTCCTGCGCCACCCGGAGGACGACTGGTTCGCCTCCCTCGGGCTGCGCTGGCACTCGGTTCCCGCCATCTCCAACATGTGCCTGGAGATCGGCGGCATCTGCTATCCGGCGGCGCCCTTCAACGGCTGGTACATGGGCACCGAGATCGGCGCCCGCAACCTCGCCGACACCGACCGGTACGACCTGCTGCCGGTCGTCGCCGCGCGGCTGGGCCTCGACACCTCCACCGACCGCACCCTCTGGAAGGACCGGGCGCTGGTCGAACTCAACCGGGCCGTGCTGCACTCCTTCGACAGCGCCGGGGTGACGGTCACCGACCACCACACGGAGTCGCGCCGCTTCCTCGCGCACCTGGAGCAGGAGACGGGGCGGGGGCGCCGGGTGGGGGCCGACTGGTCCTGGATCGTGCCGCCGATCTCCGGCGCCGCGACCCCCGTCTTCCACCGCACCTACGACACCGTGCAGGCACGTCCCCTGTTCGTGCACCATCCGGAGGCGCTCGCCCGGGCCCGCGGAGAGGAACCGGTGCCGGAGACGGCCTCCGCGCCCGGCCCGGTCTAG